From the genome of Plectropomus leopardus isolate mb chromosome 13, YSFRI_Pleo_2.0, whole genome shotgun sequence, one region includes:
- the LOC121952646 gene encoding von Willebrand factor A domain-containing protein 7-like gives MMTGLAALCFLLLLTRASGFGLSSGDSMSHQDITERAILNTTAQTCRALALAEDKDFTFPSLTIESVAVACEASKSSKSLRKTIRLIQKMNKRVDLLRFAQSSYHMDNELILEGRRLITDGLSVVKASNKEQNFKPARERLGQILHTLQDFYSHSNWVEIGHKLPNSNLIRADTIINIAAKDRATCRNCVGNNCRNNILEDILSENVLTTGYFALVFSSKPQGKCSHGDDYDRTRDTEPIGGINKDTVNSSHGHRHKEAAQLAIAATSELLEDIRAAAGDRPFLQLMGISTGKALCFVIDTTGSMSDDIATVRTVTSSIIDSKVGTEDEPSVYILVPFNDPDFGPLTKTTDPEVFRNAVNSLTASGGGDFPEKSLSGLQLALTGAPSNSEIFVFTDASAKDSHLRDTVIALIEQTKSVVNFMITAVLGFRRRRQSDGGQQNHIRMTSSDAQLYENISQISGGLAIEVTKDQLLAATSIITQSSSSSLVTLLQASRSPAKAENFTFTVDESVRNLTVYITGRSVSFTLISPSGVSQRTSMTGSLITTSESVGNFQTLQLKTETGQWEIKMASANPYILKVVAESPIDFLFEFLEESQGPFGGFDVVDNRPRAGVNGSLMVTVTGSESATVTEVILVESSESAEVKGKVEAQGKQDFLAQFDRIPATEFVVLVKGQTSNSSSKSSSQTFQRQSLTSFRASAVTVNFPDSNTVLEPGTTQAVPFTVMTSGAGGTFTIQATNDQGFTLIFPSSLTLETGGSANGTVNITAPPSTPSGTVVTLTVLAEASRGADTNYVVQSFTVLERVTDFTKSECELLSLQSNCSDDCFLSMWELSVQVTDGANGTGVDRITLRQGNGTLNTSRLAAGNESITLVSYSASCCSPDVELLAVDRVGNVASCFYSVRETVTTTSQPVAVPTTTDSQRPTTAAGVSLSTRAVQPFLLCLSITILGFNLLF, from the exons ATGATGACTGGATTGGCTgcattgtgttttctgcttctgCTAACCCGAGCATCAGGGTTTGGTTTAAGCAGCGGAGACTCTATGAGTCATCAGGACATTACTGAGAGAGCAATCTTAAATACCACTGCACAGACATGCCGCGCCCTGGCCCTGGCAGAGGACAAAGACTTCACTTTTCCT TCTCTGACCATTGAGTCTGTTGCTGTTGCCTGTGAAGCATCAAAATCATCCAAGAGCCTCCGCAAAACCATCCgattaattcagaaaatgaataaacgAGTAGACCTGCTGCGTTTCGCCCAATCGAGCTATCACATGGACAATGAACTTATTTTAGAGGGAAGAAGACTCATCACAGATGGACTATCAGTTGTGAAAGCCAGCAACAAGGAACAGAACTTTAAGCCTGCAAGAGAAAGATTGGGACAAATCTTACACACTCTACAG GATTTCTACAGTCATAGTAACTGGGTGGAAATTGGACACAAACTCCCAAACTCCAACCTGATCAGAGCAGACACTATCATTAACATAGCAG CTAAAGACAGAGCAACTTGTCGCAACTGTGTTGGAAACAActgcagaaacaacattttggaGGACATCCTCAGTGAAAATGTACTTACCACAGGATATTTTGCTTTGGTGTTTTCCTCCAAACCACAAG GAAAATGCAGCCATGGAGACGACTATGATCGAACACGTGACACTGAACCGATAGGTGGGATCAATAAAGACACTGTGAACTCCAGCCACGGACACCGACACAAGGAAGCAGCACAGCTGGCGATAGCTGCAACCAGTGAGCTTCTGGAGGACATTCGAGCGGCTGCTGGTGACAGACCATTCCTACA gTTGATGGGGATCTCCACAGgtaaagcactttgttttgTGATTGACACGACGGGAAGCATGAGTGATGACATCGCAACAGTGAGGACGGTCACTTCCTCTATAATCGACAGTAAAGTGGGAACAGAAGATGAACCCTCAGTTTACATTCTCGTACCTTTCAATGATCCAG ATTTTGGGCCACTGACAAAGACCACAGACCCCGAAGTCTTCAGGAATGCTGTTAATTCACTAACAGCATCTGGTGGAGGAGACTTTCCCGAAAAGAGTCTTTCAGGGCTTCAG CTGGCACTTACTGGTGCGCCTTCTAATTCTGAGATCTTCGTCTTCACTGATGCTTCTGCTAAAGACTCACACCTGAGAGACACAGTGATAGCGCTCATCGAGCAGACCAAGTCAGTG gTGAACTTCATGATAACAGCCGTTCTGGGATTTCGTCGTCGAAGACAGAGTGATGGTGGCCAACAAAATCACATTCGGATGACTTCATCAGACGCCCAGCTGTACGAAAACATTTCCCAGATTTCGGGAGGTCTGGCTATTGAGGTCACAAAGGACCAGCTCCTTGCAGCCACCAGCATCATAACACAGTCGTCCAGCTCCTCCCTG GTGACCCTCCTGCAGGCATCGAGGAGTCCAGCAAAGGCAGAAAATTTCACCTTCACAGTTGACGAGTCAGTAAGAAACCTCACAGTGTACATCACTGGGCGCTCTGTCTCCTTCACCCTCATCAGTCCCTCAG GTGTGTCTCAAAGAACCAGCATGACAGGCTCACTGATCACCACCTCCGAGTCTGTGGGGAACTTCCAGACTCTGCAGCTTAAAACAGAGACTGGACAGTGGGAAATTAAAATGGCATCTGCAAATCCTTACATTCTGAAGGTTGTAG ctgAGAGTCCTATAGACTTCCTGTTTGAGTTCTTGGAGGAATCACAGGGCCCGTTTGGAGGTTTCGATGTCGTAGACAATCGTCCCAGAGCAG gtGTAAATGGTAGCCTGATGGTGACGGTAACCGGCAGTGAATCTGCCACAGTAACAGAAGTCATTTTGGTTGAATCGTCAGAGTCAGCGGAGGTTAAAGGCAAAGTGGAGGCTCAGGGTAAACAAGACTTCTTAGCTCAGTTTGACAGGATACCAGCAACAGAGTTTGTGGTGCTTGTGAAGGGACAGACAAGCAACAGTTCCTCCAAATCGTCCTCACAGACTTTTCAAAGGCAGTCCCTCACCAGCTTCAGAGCATCTGCTGTGACTGTGAATTTT CCTGATTCAAACACTGTCTTGGAACCAGGAACAACACAGGCAGTTCCTTTCACTGTGATGACAAGCGGTGCAGGAGGAACCTTCACTATTCAAGCTACCAATGACCAAggttttactttaattttccCATCCAGTTTAACTCTGGAAACTGGAGGCAGTGCTAACGGTACAGTGAACATCACAGCACCTCCCAGTACCCCGTCTGGTACTGTCGTCACTCTCACTGTTTTGGCTGAGGCTTCAAGAGGTGCAGACACCAACTACGTTGTGCAGAGTTTCACTGTCCTTGAAAGG GTGACTGATTTCACTAAGTCAGAGTGTGAGCTGCTCAGCCTGCAGTCCAACTGCTCTGATGACTGCTTCTTATCGATGTGGGAGCTCTCCGTCCAGGTGACTGATGGTGCTAACGGGACAGGTGTTGACCGTATTACCCTCAGACAGGGCAACGGGACCCTAAACACCAGTCGTCTGGCTGCTGGCAACGAGAGCATAACACTGGTGTCCTACAGTGCGTCTTGCTGTTCACCTGATGTGGAGCTGCTGGCTGTGGATCGAGTAGGTAATGTAGCCTCTTGTTTCTACAGCGTCCGAGAAACAGTCACTACCACCTCACAGCCCGTGGCCGTCCCTACAACCACCGACAGTCAGCGTCCAACAACAGCAGCTGGTGTGTCTTTGTCTACCAGAGCTGTCCAGCCTTTTCTTCTTTGCCTCAGCATCACAATCCTAGGGTTTAATTTACTATTTTAA